The following are from one region of the Sorghum bicolor cultivar BTx623 chromosome 2, Sorghum_bicolor_NCBIv3, whole genome shotgun sequence genome:
- the LOC8062587 gene encoding pre-mRNA-splicing factor 38 yields MANRTDPLAKSIHGTNPQNLVEKIVRSKIYQSTYWKEQCFGLTAETLVDKAMELDHTGGTYGGNRKPTPFLCLALKMLQIQPDKDIVVEFIKNEDYKYVRVLGAFYLRLTGTIADVYQYLEPLYNDYRKIRHKLSDGQFTLTHVDEFIDELLTKDYSCDTALPRIQKRWVLEASGTLEPRRSALEDDFEEEEEDKEEQPMEIDEPNGHENDNHRGRSPARERDRDRDRDRDRKPERHHRDRDYDRDRDYDRDYGRGRERDRDRDRERDRNRDRDRDRHRLRDDDYNRDRDRDRERDGRERERRDRDRGRHRSRSRSRDRRDRDREDGEYRRRRGRGSASPRGRGEDGGPREEPKRKKEKKEKKGEGNAPDPNDPEIIEMNKLRASLGLKPLK; encoded by the exons ATGGCGAACCGCACGGATCCCCTCGCGAAGAGCATCCACGGGACGAACCCACAAAACCTGGTGGAGAAGATCGTGCGCTCCAAGATCTACCAGAGCACCTACTGGAAGGAGCAGTGCTTCGGCCTCACCGCGGAGACGCTGGTCGACAAGGCTATGGAGCTCGACCACACCGGCGGAACCTACGGCGGCAACCGCAAGCCCACCCCTTTCCTCTGCCTCGCGCTCAAGATGCTGCAGATCCAACCAGACAAGGACATCGTAGTCGAGTTCATCAAGAACGAGGATTACAA GTATGTTCGTGTTCTCGGTGCCTTCTACCTGCGCCTCACTGGCACCATTGCTGACGTCTACCAGTACCTTGAGCCGCTCTACAACGACTACCGCAAGATCAGGCACAAGCTCAGCGATGGAC AGTTCACACTTACCCATGTTGATGAGTTCATTGATGAGTTGCTGACCAAGGATTACTCCTGTGATACAGCCCTGCCTCGCATCCAGAAAAG ATGGGTTCTTGAAGCGTCTGGAACTCTGGAACCGAGAAGAAGTGCACTTGAGGATGATTttgaggaagaagaggaagacAAGGAGGAACAGcctatggaaattgatgaacCTAACGGTCATGAAAAT GATAATCATCGTGGAAGGAGCCCTGCAAGGGAACGGGATAGGGACCGTGACCGTGACCGTGACAGGAAACCCGAAAGGCATCACAG GGACAGAGATTATGATAGAGATCGGGATTATGATAGGGATTATGGAAGAGGGCGGGAAAGAGACCGAGATAGAGATCGTGAAAGAGACAGAAACCGGGATAGGGATCGAGACCGTCACCGCCTGCGAGATGATGACTACAATCGTGACAGGGATCGAGACAGGGAGAGGGATGGTAGGGAAAGGGAGCGCCGAGACAGAGACCGTGGCAGGCACAGGAGCCGCTCAAGGAGCAGAGATCGACGGGACAGAGACCGGGAAGATGGAGAGTACCGCAGGAGGCGTGGTCGTGGAAGTGCAAGTCCTCGAGGACGTGGTGAGGACGGTGGCCCAAGAGAGGAACCGAAgaggaagaaggaaaagaaagagaagaagggtGAAGGAAATGCTCCGGATCCGAATGACCCCGAGATCATAGAAATGAACAAGCTCCGGGCCTCACTCGGATTGAAACCACTGAAGTAG